In the genome of Phragmites australis chromosome 9, lpPhrAust1.1, whole genome shotgun sequence, the window CTGCGTCGGGAAGTTCGGAGCGAAGGCTGCACACTTCGATCCAACCCTCGTCGGATTCCCAATCTGGCAAGGCCGAGCAGGGGCCTGCCAATGCCCTGATCCTGTCGGCGGCGCTCTCTGGCTGctcatcatcctcgtcatccgcGTCCGACTCCCACAATGCGGCATCCAGCGTGCTCTTGGGAGAGACCCACTTGGCCTTCGTATCCTCTGCATTGACGCCGCAGCCAGCTGATGCTAAGAACTGATACTCCAGCAGCTGCGCCGCCGTCCACCGCTCGCTGGCGTCTCGCCTTAGGCACTTgtccaagaagtccttcgcctcCGCCGACAGCCACTCCGGCGCCTCCGGCACGGCGTCCGTGTACCCGATCATGCGCACCGCCGCGACCACGTCGTCCATGTCGCTCCACGGGGCGCGGCCGGTGGCCATCTCGATGACGGTGCATCCAAGCGCCCAGACGTCGGCCGCCGGCCCCTGCTCCTCCCAGCGCGCCACCTCCGGCGCCATGAACGCCGGCGTGCCGCCGATCGGCCCCTTCGAGCCCACGCACCTCGCGCACCCGAAGTCCGCGAGCTTTGCCCGCCCGTCGGCGCCGATCACCACGTTCCTCCCCTTGACGTCCCCGTGCACTATGGACTCCCCGTGGAGGTACGCGATCCCCCTGGCCACGTCCGCTGCGTACGCCCGTACGGCTGCTTCCTCCAGGCGGCCCCCATTCCTCTCCACCTCGTCAGCCAGGGAACCGCCGGGCGCgaactcgaggagcagctggcACTCCCCTCCCGCGGCGGCGCGGAACCCGATGCAGCGGAGCACGTGCGGCGAGCAGAGCGAGGCCATGATTCCCCCCTCGCGCCGCAGCTGCTCGGCGCCCGCGGCGCCGCCCGCCGACTTCACCGCGAGGAGCTCCTCGCCCGCCGAGAAGAGCGACACGGCGGCGCCCGACGCGCCGCGGCCGAGCGTGCGGAGCCGCGTCAGTCGGCGGCCGCTGATCCCCGCGTCCATCTCCATCGTCGTGATCCCACTAGGTTTCTTGCGGTTTCTTTGGCTAGGTCTCGATCGGAACTTCGCGTCTGCGTGGCGCGACGCCGCTGATCCGACTGCGCCCGCGTCGAGCGAGTATTTATAGGCGTGGGGGAAGCTGAGCCGAGTTCGGTGCCCGACTCGGTGGCGTGCTCGCGAAAGCACATGAGGATTGCGGTGACGCGCGGGGAGTACGGTTTTTCCTCGTGCGGAGGCTGACTTGTGGGCCGCGCAGGGCGGGTCCAGCGTGTGGATTATGGACTGATGACCGGTCGAGATGTTTGGCCACGTGGGATGCCGGGGAACAGGCATGTGGAAAACGAGGGCTAAATGGCTGTTTGGGTCTGGGTGTGTGTAGGGTAAGAAAAAAAGCTCGGGCCTCACGAGCTAACTTGGGCTTGTGAAAGTTTAGCTTAGCTTGACTCATTGTCCAAACGAGCCGAGTCTGAATCATCTTACTAACATGTTGTCCAAAACAAGTCGAATTGAGCTAGCTCGTGAGTGCTCGCTAGCCCAAACGAGCCTCTTTTAGTGCCGTCTCTAGCTCGTTGGACGAGCTGCCATCGAACGGTATCCTGAATTAGCCCACTCCGATCCACGACCCAACGAAGCTATTGGACCCATCAGAAGTCACAGGGCAAGTCAAAATCCACTAAAATCTTTTCGTTGTTGACGAGACTGTCCTCCCTACAAACCCTAGCCTCCCACCCcgcttcccctcctctcctgcCATGAATTATCGCTTCCAGAACTTCctcggccaccgcctcctccttcaCCCTCCTCTTCAAGTCCTCCTCTAACGTCACCCCCCTCCCCCTCGGGtgacttcctcctcgccgcaGATGACCATGGTTGGGCGCTCTACGCAAACCTCCGCTGCCACGTGGTCCTCCACCGCGTCTCCTTTAAGGGCACGCCCTCTGCCGTCCGATTCAACCCTGACAACACGCTTATCGCCTGCCAAGGTTCAGTGTCGCGCCATGAAGGCCGTCGCCGCTATCACCCGCGCCGTGGAGGCCATCGTCATCTTCGCCGATGCCTTGCAGGCCTTCGCCACCCACGTGCCCTCGCTGTCATCGCCCACACGCCCTCGTCGTAGGCAAACTCGCGAGCCCTTGTGACTTGGCTCGAGTCAGGGTTCGAGCCGAGCCAAGCCATCATTTTAGCTCAGTTTGCAAACCAAGCCGAGCTATCAGTACACTGAGCTTTCACGAGCTGAGCTGAGccgtttccatccctaggtGTGTGAACCTTCCCTGAGGGGTTTACATGGaagaaattatgaaaaaaatcaaataccttgCTAGGGGCTCGGCTCGTTTTCAGCCCTAGGTGTGTGAACCTTCCCTAGGGGGTTTACATGGAagaaatcatgaaaaaaaatatcaaataactTGCTGGGTAATCTGCACAGGCACAACCGTCGATTTGTAAGAAGGTACGGCTACTTATGGTAGTTGACTTAGTTGCTTAGGTTTAGTGGTGACACTAGGGGTGTTTATCGGGTTAGTTGAGCCCGACGAATTTTGGTGAAATCAAATCTAAATTATTATTCTAGCTATGTATGATCCCGTTTTGTAAAGGAGAAGACTCCGCTTATCGCTCGCCTGGCTTCACCCGTGTTAGAGTTTGTTGGCGATGAAATTGTAGCTAGTGTGGGAGGATAGTAGCGGTGGATGAGGAGGGCGCGGAGAGTGTTGCTTTTAGAGTTGAGTAAAGACAGAGGTTGGTAGCAAGATGAGGAAGATGCAAAGTGTTGATGCAACGCTACATGTTTTGTAGCGACGGAAAAAAACGATGGCTTGCACTCCACTGGCTGGCAGCCTACTGTACGTGCCGTGTGGACCAACTAAACCGCGGATAATCTATGACGCCTTTCACAGTCTGGAAACGTTGGAAAGCACCGGCGGCAGCGGTGGACGAACCCACAGGCGCAGCGCAGCCAGCTCCTGATCCCGCACCGACACGCTATCCAGAAGGCAAGCAGGGCACCCAAGGCTGGATATCCCTTCTTCCCCGGAGAGACGGATCCCCACCGGGAGCAGCAACCGCGGGACGCGACGCTTACTTGTGAAAGGGGCCGGCCGGCGGCTCGCACGCTGCCTTTCCTGACACCCGGGTTACCAGGTCCGAAAGGTTTTTGACCGCAGAACAGAGCCCTTTCTACGTCCGCGCTGACGCCGCGCTTTTCCGTGTCGACGCGATTCTTCTGCGGTGGAAGCTTCGGTGCGTGGCGTGGTAGGGAAAGCTGACGAGTTGAGGATTCACGCTGGGTTCCTGTGCTTTTCGCCATCAGAGTCACGGTCACCGCGACGCGGGCGCCGCAACGTGCTGTCTCATGCGTCGAAGCAAGTAATTTTTAGCTCCACGGTTTCACACTCCCGTACGTGCTGCGGCAAAACTTCAGTTCTCTGGAGTTTACGCGTCAACACGTAACGAGTAACGAGAGCGTTCAAATGAATACAGCTTCCTACGCGAGAAACAGAATGGCTTCGAAAGAACAGGAGCTTCTAGATTAAAGAATATGAATAAACGGAGCAAAATTTGGGGACGAACAAATTTCATTGCATAGTTTGTGTCGCACAGTAAAATTACACGGTGCCGCGGCGGACTTAACCGCGAATAGGTCCCTTGACGCCTCGTCGGCGGTGAGGAAGACCTCCGCCCCTGACGCGCCGCGGCCAAGCGTCCGCACCCGTGTCCACCTCCCTGTCACGGCCGTCGGTGCCATCTCTTCCCCTCTATGTTCTTGCGATACGGTGGTGTGGTGTGGTGGTTTTATTTTGTTCTCAATGACTCCTGTCGAGTTTAGCCTACCTATTGCTATGTTGATTCTTTTTTTATGAGAGAGtgcatttatatatatacaaggaggaggaggacttgTATTTTGGATTAGGAAGAATTGCAAGTTTAGAACATGGAAGGTATTTTGGCGTGTGCAAAAAGCGCAGCGCAGAGGATCAGAAAGATCTTTCTGCGCACGCGTTGGTGAGCAGCAGGCTTGTGGTGTGAACGATGGGCGTGGACTTGTGAGGCTCTGGTCCACGGTTAATCAACAAGCCTTCGGACTCCTTGTTAGATGGGAGTGGACTCGTGACGTGGTGGGAGGCTGGGAGCGCGCTCTGGTCCCCGGTTAACCAACAAGCCTTTGGACTTCTCCTcgttacccccccccccccccggtcaaCTCCCAACTCTCCCGGTCACAGCCAACGGAACTTTCATCTCCCGTTCTGCCCGTGTTTTAGGAGGTTTATTAGACGTGTCAAAAGTTCTGGTTAGCGTCGCTGATAGCAATAGCAGTAAAGCCAGTTCTATGAATTAGAGTAAATTTGGTGCATGGAAGGGTGCAGTGGTCCGCGGTTTCACGCCTGACGGTACTTCCAACCCTCATTCCGCCCGAGTTATTTTAGGAGGTTCGTTAAACGTGTCAAAGTCCTAGTCAGGGTCGTTGATATCAGGAACAGCAAAGAGAATCCTACGAAGCAGAGTAAAATCAGTGCATGTAAGGGTGTTGTTGTGTTTGGATTGTTCAGCGAAGACCGTTGTGTATAAATGAATCCATGGTCATCCAAGTAAGAGTGCGCACCAGAAAGGCGTTGTGCGCTTCCGAGGCCACGATTGGTGGTTTGACACTCGACTCCACCGATGGCATCATGGAACTCGGTAGCAAAATTGTACTGTGTGGCCACCTAATCCTCCATTTAAACATCTAGAAACCATTACAGGAAGGACTCTTTAGGGTCAATGTCGCATCATCATGTGACGCAAGCTCACACACAACGGCGGCGGCTTGCCGTGGAGTGTAGCATGCACGCGGTCACTCAAGTTCCAAGCTAGACTCACGTCCGTTAATCGCATCAAGTGTACTGTATCTTTCACAAACACTTGCCAAAAACCGTCACGTCCATGCACTCTGCACGCGTGCAAGCGCTCGCGAATTACGGCAGCCGTCGGTCCTCTGGACCTGCCGGGATACCACAACACGGCAGGTTGTAAATGCGTCGCCGCAtcggaggaaaaagaaaaagatcccGATCCGAACGGATTGAATATCCCGAGCCTCCTTGGCGTCGGAGAACAAACATGCATATGCGTCGTTCCGTTCCTCAGGGGAATACTCCCGTGAATATGCACGGCGCCACGCGCAGCATGTTCACCATGATTAGAGATGTAAGTTTTGTATGTTTTGGGCTATTAGATAtatccaaaataaaaaaataaactaaaatttcACTCATATctaattaagttaaaaaataaactaaatagtgatctaaaattatttattagGTACCCACTAACCGCGACACGAGCAATCCCACGGGTGCGTATTCGGATGCTGCGCCTGCGCGCATCGGCATCGTCCCGGCGCCGCGAATCGATGGCACGCGACGTGCGGCCGGTGCTGCTGGCCACGCCGAGCCGGACACAAGCGGCGTCGCGTGAGGGCGCCGGCCAGGTGGGGGTGGGGCTCGTGCCCTGCGCCGACCGAATTGGAAGTGGCGAGGTGGATGCGTGCACTTTGCGGCGCGGGCGGCCGAACGGGTGGGCCAAGGCGGCGGATGGCTGGCTCGTCGCGTGCGACGGTGCGAGTCGGATGCGTTGCTTTGCTTCCTTGGCCAGCGTGAGCTCGTCTCCACTCGTCCTCACCTGCCCGCCGGTGCGCCGTCGGTCGCTCCTTCCCGCCGGCCAGGTCCCCCGTTTGTTCCGACGGGTTGATTCTACGTCACTTCACCTTCATTTCGCCACCGATCCAAGTAAGAATCGAGGCTTTTGCCGTCGTTTAAAATGGCAGATAGGGCTGTGCTGCTTCTAGCTGTTTGTCAGATGAGAAATCAAATGTACCGATTTAAAGTGGACGGGAAAAAATGCTTTTGGATCATACGTGCACGGTGAATGGTACAATCCAGTGAAACAAGATATCACAGCACGCGGATTGTGGTAGCACGCTGATTATGCTGCACTTGAGCTCGATTTTACCACAAGTTGCCTGTTCCGGCAAAAAAAACAAGCTGCCTGCGACAGGGAGCTTACTGTAGCGGATGGGAAAACACGAAGTAAAGTCAGAGGATGCTAATCCCTATAACGGTACGTGTGCCAGCCTTTCAAACACGGTAAACGCGTTAGATCTGGCGACGCCAAAAGGAGCAACGGCGTTTTTCAGACGGCTTGTGCACATGAACTCAACTTTTTTGAGATCCCAAAGTTACTTTGCTGCCCTGAACTCAAAGTTAGGGTTCACAACAACAGCGATCATGAGAGATAGTAGGGATACAAAGTCAACCAAAGGTACCCTTTACCCTAATGTGCTCCTCGTAGAGGAATGAGAGATAGTAGGGATAAGAAAGAGATGAGCTCCTAACAGTCCATCCTGCATCCGCTCTGATGTCAACCATTAGGTTCTTACAGGCTTAAGACTTGAAGCGTCTCGTCACCAAATGGTTGCATTAAAAAAGTTCTTCCATGATTGAATGCTGTTCCACCTGACATTCCATTTGTTAATCTTTTTCGCGCCAACCGCAATCATGCCACAgagccttttttttcttttacaagCTTGCTATAAAAAAGAACCGGGCCCCTTTTCGTTGAACCACCCCCTCCTCTAAACCGCAACAGGCCAACCATTTTGGCATCTCTCGGTTGGTCTCTGTCCCAGAAAAGGAAGTGTTGACGTACTTGCAGTTTGCCACTTGATCAAAACGCATGCTGCTGATGTGCAAGCATGACGGCGATACGGTTGACGAGAAACGAACAAGGTGCGAGATCAGAAGTCGTGCGTCCGGTTTGATCTCGCCAGACCGAGAGGATCTTCGAGCAGATAAGAAAGTGATGGCCACGAACTCTGAAACCTCGTGTGCGCACGGCCAAGGAAAATGAGTTGCATGAAGCCTACCTTGAAACATAGTTCTAGCAGAGTGCCATTTCAATCGATCCATCTATGCTGTTTGACTTTGCGTTGCACCCAGCACCCAACTTGAGGCGACCATCCTCTGCACTCTGCATTGCTTGCAGAATACAAGTTCAGTGGATCCATCCTTGTCGTTTGACATTGCATTGAACCCAAGCGACCATTCTCTGCACCTGTGATCGTTCTCGTGGTTGCTTGCAACAATTCATGCATCTTTGAGCTCAGATGTGAATTTTATTTTTGTGTGTGCCTTTCAACAACAGAAAGTACAGAAATTGTGCTGCACTCCAATATTTGCCAAAGGTGAGCTGAACTGAAAATTTGTGCTTTTGAGAAGGATTGTCGACGTTGTTGCTTGCGAATGATGCGCAGTCGACGTAAAATGTCTGCGTGCTTTACTTGGTGTTTGAGGTAACAGAGTCAGCGGCCTAATTATTCCTCTAAAATAAAAGGAGTCAACTTCCTTACAGAAGTACTAGGACATTACAGGAAAAGGAGACTGGACTTTAGGCCTTTAGCCAGTGGATGTTGACTTGTGAAGGCTCGGCAAATAGTTTTATCGATGGAGGAGTTGACGAACTGAAAAAGATGGCATTCTTTATTGCATTGCCTCCTTTTTTGAGGAGTAATCGCTGTATCGCCATCTATGAGATGGGATGGCGGATATCATTTGGCGAAATAGAAACGAGGCAAAGAAAGTGCAGTCTTTTGGCCAACTCCACCAGATCACACCAAGTCTGTACTCTGAATTGATTCCTGCAATTGGCAGTTTGCCACTAGCCTCTGGCGTTGGCAAACTGGTGTGTTGGATAAGGCAGTTGGCTAGCCACTCGGCATCTCAACCTCAAGTGATCAAATAATTGACCTGTCAGATTAGTGCTAAGCACTGCAGCATCATGGCGgtctgttgttttttttttaaggaagatGGCAGGTGCTCTGCCATTTCATTAtaggaaggaaaagaaagagaacaaaGTGCAGTTACAAATTGGCAACTCGAAGATACCGATCAAAAGAGCTTACATGAAGAAACTGAAAGAGGCAACATGTAGTTCTACAAGATGTAAACATCTAGTCGTGCCTGTCGTGCCGACCTTATACAACGACCCCATGAGAATATCATCTAACTCGGCATTCTGAACAATACCTGCAAGACCGCACCAAGACCATACATGGGAGGAGACTTGACTGGCGTAGGAGCATTGGAGGAGGAGATGCTCGACAGGTTCTGGTTCTTGCAGCTGTCTGTTGTTGAGAGCTCAATTGACAAAAGCGATGGATAAAATAGGTGCTATATCCAGTGACGGAGCAGTTGGCAAATTCCAAGACTCGGTCACCCCACAGCGGACCTTGTCGCTCTACCGTTTGCAATCTCAAAATTCCAAGCGGCCATCGTGAGGGACCGAAGATTGCTGCCTGTATGCTTTGTTTCATTGTCAGTAAGTACGGTATGAGCTCTGTcgattttatattagaaaaaaaagttaatctaattttttaggAAAATCGGATTCAAAAACCATACAATTACACGGTTAATTAGAGAGAAAACctgcaaaaaaaacccaaacGACACGTTGACAACAACAACTAAACCAAAAGGATTCCCACACCACTCAACACAACTCTAAAGACGACAGAGTCCATCGTAGGTCATTGTTGTCAAGCTTGCCTCTTCAGCAGCACAGCAGCTCCGACTTCCCACAGTGGACCTCATTGAAACTTCAGAGCCTCAGCCGGGACCTCAAGGCGACACCTCAAGGAGGATGTTGTACAACGTCATTTTGTCAAATGCTTGCAcccatatacatacacatataaaaaaagagaaaagagaaaagaaaaaaaggaggtAGCTCAACCGACCTTTGGGCTGGCCCGGCCTTTccccctcctcccttctccaCCAGGTCGGCCCGACCCTGCCCCAGCCTCCTTATCACCCCATCCAACCGCATCTACCCTAGGGCGTCCCCACAcctgttcttcttcttcgcccGCCTCTCTCCCTCGCACGCGC includes:
- the LOC133929340 gene encoding mitogen-activated protein kinase kinase kinase 17-like; translation: MEMDAGISGRRLTRLRTLGRGASGAAVSLFSAGEELLAVKSAGGAAGAEQLRREGGIMASLCSPHVLRCIGFRAAAGGECQLLLEFAPGGSLADEVERNGGRLEEAAVRAYAADVARGIAYLHGESIVHGDVKGRNVVIGADGRAKLADFGCARCVGSKGPIGGTPAFMAPEVARWEEQGPAADVWALGCTVIEMATGRAPWSDMDDVVAAVRMIGYTDAVPEAPEWLSAEAKDFLDKCLRRDASERWTAAQLLEYQFLASAGCGVNAEDTKAKWVSPKSTLDAALWESDADDEDDEQPESAADRIRALAGPCSALPDWESDEGWIEVCSLRSELPDAAAAAQEVKFPTHGEISDAAVATSSEQMHSDVSDLPMAATAVETMHYAIFWGDESEAEAKAEVFGADLDAGDDPRHNVGAADAYAHQQQQYIHANFTSDRIVLHLDISDEEIVKTLSVVKSPLFLFLLLLSSFSLLFY